CTGGATTAAGCGGTGTTGAAGTTGCAAGTGAGCTTCGCGAGAGTCGTTCTGATTTAAAAATCTACTTATTTGATCGAAAAGATAGAATTCTATTCCCATATCCAGAGAAGTTAAGTAGATATGTAGAAGAATGGTTCGTAAAACATAAAGTTACTATTATACGAAACTCTAACATTACAAAAGTAGAGCCAAATATTGTGTACAACCACGATGAGCCACTTGAATGTGATGCAATCGTCTGGACAGCTGGTATTCAAGCAAATGAAGTTGTTCGAAACCTTCCAGTTGAACAAGATGGTAGCGGACGGGTTGTTTTAACGAAATATCACAATATTCCAAATAATGAGCACGTTTATGTTGTAGGAGATTGCGCAGCACTTCCACACGCACCATCTGCACAACTTGCTGAAGGTCAAGGAGAACAAATTGTCCAAATATTATTGAAGCGTTGGAATAATGAAACACTTCCTGACGAACTACCTGTAATTAAATTAAAAGGTGTTCTTGGCTCCCTTGGTAAGAAGCACGGCTTCGGTTTACTAGCAAACCAACCATTAATGGGACGTGTACCGAGATTATTAAAGTCCGGTATCCTCTGGATGTACAAATATCATAACGGTTAATACTTTATAGGCTGTCTCTAAGTAGGCAGCCTCTTTTATTCGTTAAAATATAATTATCAGACACATCTTTCTCAATATAAATAATGATTTATTTTTCATTTTTATATTAAAAACTATCGATAAAGAGTGTATGCTATTTATAAGTTGTTTTATTTCCTTTAAGACCGAAGTCATTCGGTCTTATTTTTTGTGTTGTAAATACTTTTACAGGAGGCATTCCATTTCACTTATGAACTCAATGAAACTAAACGATCGAATAGAAGCGAAGAAGAAAGAATTGATCCATCTCGTTGAACAATATGGATTCACTCATGATAAAGTAATTTCTTTCAGCCAAGAATTAGATCGTTTACTTAACTTATTAATAGAACTCAAAACGAAGAAAAAACGTTGCTCTTTATAACCGTTACCTTCTCTTTTTTGATACGATATAAATAGAATCAGAAAGGAGACATTTATGTTTATATTAAAAAACGTTACATATAAAGATATACTACACATTCCTTATTTACAGATTCAAAAAGAAAAAATCACATGTATTATCGGTGAGAGTGGGAGCGGAAAAAGTACATTGCTTCGCATGCTAAATGATTTGCAATCTCCAACATCCGGTACAATTGAATATAACGGAAAACTGATTTCTAATTATCCTCCTATTCAATTACGACGTGACGTAGTCATGCTTGGGCAAACGCCACCTATTTTTGATGGAACGATTAAAGACAATCTATTAATGGGACTTCGTTTTTCTGAAAAACCATTTCCAAATGATGATGCCCTGCGAAGTGCATTAACGACTGTTAGCTTAGAAAAAAATTTAGAAGACAACGCTGATTCATTATCAGGCGGGGAAAAACAACGACTTGCTTTTGCACGTATCGTACTTATGGATCCACCTGTTTATTTATTAGATGAACCAACATCGGCGCTAGATAGCGATACAGAACGCCGTGTTATGAAACAATTTACTATGCTAGCAAGAGAAAAGAACAAAACAGTTATCTTCATCACACACTCACAACAGCTTCCAGAAGAAATTGCAGACGATATTATTGAGATTAGCAAAGCAAACGGTGCAACTAGAAAGGAAGTGCTCTCAGTTGAAGGGCGTTATTGAACTCCAAATTTGGCAACTTGCCGCTGCATATATTTTCATTCTTATTTTAATTGGACTTGTAAAATTAAAAGGAATACCGCGCGAAAAACAAATTGCGCTCGCAACATTCCGTATGACGATTCAGCTCGTACTTGTTGCATATGTCCTTACATACGTATTTGAAAATAGCAATCCATTTTATACCATTGCTCTTATTACTTCTATTACTACCTTTGCAATTTTTAATATTTATAAACGAGTCAACATCCCAATGTCAAAAGATTTAAAACGAGTAGCCGCGCTTTCCATGGTTGCGGGATCAATTGGACCACTTCTACTATTTATCTTTGTTATTATCGGGCATGACCCGTGGTATGCACCGCAATATATCGTTCCCATTACCGGAATGTTAGTTGGCAATGCGATGACAGGTGTTTCTCTCGGTGCAAATACGTTCTTAAACAATATGAAATCACAAAGAGGTCAAATTGAAGGAGCACTTATGCTCGGCGCAACACCGAAAGAAGCCGCTGCTCCGATCATACGCGACGCTTTTGACTCTGCTATTTTACCAACAATCAATTCTATGGTCGGAATGGGGATTATAAGCTTACCAGGCATGATGACAGGACAAATCTTATCTGGTGTATCACCGTTCACAGCTATTCAATATCAAATTGCCATCATACTTGGTATCTCAGGCAGTACCGCTTTCGCTGTCATTATCTTCTTACAACTTGGATATAAAACATTCTTTAATAAACGGTGTCAGTTGAAAGAGATCGACTATGGCGCGCGGTAAATGTTTCACTTTTCATGGTAAATGAAATTATATCGACTCACCGACAAAAAATGACAATAAAAAAGAGGAGGCTACTCGCCTCCTCTTTTTACTTACGCCTTCTTAACAAATTGTGATTTTAACTTCATAGCGCCGAAACCATCGATTTTGCAATCAATATCGTGATCGCCATCAACTAGACGGATACTCTTTACTTTCGTACCGATCTTCACAACTGAAGAAGTTCCTTTTACTTTTAAATCTTTAATAACAGTAACAGCATCGCCGTCTTGAAGAACGTTTCCGTTCGCATCTTTTACAACTTTCGCACCATCATTATTTTCAGCTTCTGCTTCTTGGTCCCACTCATGAGCACATTCTGGACATACAAAAAGAACGCCATCCTCATACGTATATTCTGAATTACATTTTGGACAATTTGGTAAAGTAGCCATAAATTCATTTCCTCCGTTCATTATTTATACGTAAAAATCAAAATTGATGTTTACATCTCGATAAATAAAATTTGTACAGCATTTCTTTATAGTGCCATAGTCTCACGTTATTGACAAGCCTACCTCAAATTCTCATTTTTTATTGTATTTTACAAAATTTCAATTCGTATGATGTTTTACAATAAAAAAGAAGAACCTTCACAAGATTCTTCTTTTCAAAATAAACGAGTTCTCACTAGAACCCCCAACCATTTTCTTCAATGTAAAATTGATACTCTTCTAGCTCATCTTCACTTAACTTCTTATTATTCTCATATACTTCTTGCCATTCAAAATAGTCTTCATTAAAATAAACAGCAAATTTAATTTTTACAGTTTTCTTCTCTGTATAATCATGACCAGTAAATTCTACTACGTCATAATCTTTTTCTTTCTTCACAAACTTCCAAGTTGGGTTATCTGTCATAATCTCTAAAGTAACACCTTCACCACTTGAACGAACAACATTTTTAATATTCGGCTCAGTTGGTAAAAGTGAGAGTCCGAACATAGCTCCACCAAACACTATTCCAATTATAACCTGGAAACCAACCATACCAGCAAAACTAGCGCCACCCTTTGATTGTAAGTAATACGCCTTCTCATGATCAGGCATATCTTCTCCCTTATGTAATACACGAACAGCATGCTTATAATATAAACGGTTTCCTTGCCATCCAGTAAATATCATCGTTCCTAACTGAAGAGCTAAACTACATATTAAATAAATCCCATCTGGAATATCTATAAAAGTTGTTACAACGATACTAGGTACCGCCAATAACGTAAGTATAATAAACAACTTATACATTTTACGATAAGCTAACCAAAAAGTTGGGAAGAAAAAGGCTACCCAATTCCACGTATTCCTTTGCGCTGGATTTTCTACTTTCCCCCACTTAAAGTCATAATACGCCGTATTCTTTTGAACGACTGTATGTAACTGTTGCGGAGAAATTGTTTCTTGTAAAACAGTGTCCTTCACGTACATCATCCTTTTCTCATATCTACATACGTGTATTTTATAGAAATAAAAAGAAGGAATCTAACAAAAAGTACATATATTTCATAAAAATGAACAGAAATTGAATATATTCCAACAATTATCTGTTTATTATTCCATTTTTCTATTAAATATATTAGAATACTTATGAATGATACGTTTAATACACTAAGTTAATCACTTTATATATTTGATAATAAAAATGTTTCACATGAAACTATCCATATTTCGTATTATCTTTCCTCTACAAAATACGAAAGACGCCCTTTTCAAAAAGGCGTCTTTTTATAGTTGAAATTTCAATAATAAATAAAATGCATTGTTTAATACATGAATTCCAATTGGAACGAGTAAATTATTTGTCCTCTTATATGCGTAGCCTAAACATACACCTATACCAAAAATATATAAAACACTACCTACTGTAAGGGGATGACCTAAAGTAAATATAGAAGCACTTATAACGGCACTGCTAAGTATAGAGAAGCGCTGAGATAATTTCATAAAAAACATACCTCGGAATACAAGCTCTTCCCAAATTGGTGCAAAAACAGTGAGTACAACTACGTATAAAAGGATTTCACTTTTAGTAGGATCTATTACTAGATTAGATTCATCCACACGAAGCCCATGTGGTAAAACTAAATTTAATACCGCAAGATATATAAGCAGCACGATCATCGTCATTACTATCGTTACATAATGTTTAAAATTGTTAAATTGCATTGATTTTAATAAATACACACAGTAATTTCTTGCTGGTGAGTATATTAAAATAATAGCGAGAAATGTTACAGGCGGAATAAGATGATCTACATACCATGGATATAAGGAAGAGTCATATATAAGGTTCAAAAAAACGATTCCATACATTACCCCAAAAATAATTATTATCATGCTAATTACTTCGCGCATACTCATTACTACATTCTTTTCTTCATAAGTAGCTAATTCTGTATTCATCCTATCCCCTCCAGTATAATTAAACCTTTCAAACCATTATATACCAATTTTGATTAAAAAAAAGACGATACAATCTACTGTATCGTCTTTTCCCCTACCATTTCTCTCTACACGTTTCAATTAAATACAGTAAGTACTTCCTCGTCATATCTGCCCTTCTCCACCTTGAGAGCATTCGCTTTTCTTTTGGATTTTGCCGTATTCTCGCTACTTCTTTTAATAAAATCTCCCATTCTTCCCCTGAACGTTCTGACAAGTATTGCAATCCTCTATCTTTTGAAATGATTGTTTTATGATCCAATGTATATAAAATACGTCCCATCGTAACGACAGCTGATTCTACCCACTCTTCTATAAAAAATAAATACGGCTGCTTCGCCTTTCCACTCCAGTACTGTTCTACGTTGTATTTCATCGTATTGACTACATCATCCCACCTTATTTGAAACGAAAGATCTTCCGCTTCTTTCCCAATTACTGTAATACCTTGATTTTTCAATGTCCACCATGTTACTGCATTAATATCCCAATGTCCTATATTCGCTTTACCATCTGCACAATACACGTACTCATTCATTTCATCATTGTATTTCCCTAAATCAGCAAGCGGAATATACATACCGTCCATTCTTTTGCCTAACGTACTACCACTAAGTTTCTTATGAAGTTCTACAAGTTGCTGTTTTTCAGCTTCATTCACAGAATCATTTATTACCGTAACAAAATCAACATCGCTCGTTTCTACATGAAATGCACCGAGTGCGATGGACCCGTAAATATATACCCCGACTATTTTTTCATCTAAAAAAATTTCTTTTAATTCTATTGTGTACCGCTCCATTAACTGTTGTACTTCCGTTGGTAACGCATGCTTCACTCCATTTTTCACATCTATCCCTCCAATAAAAAAAGCCTTTGCAAATTCGCAAAGGCTTCCTGCTTTATAAATATTTCTCGATTTCTTCGTAAACATCCTTCAAACGAGGATTTCCTTCTCCAACAATTTCTCCATTTACAAGAACGACTGGATAAAATAAATCTTCTTCCACTACGCGCTCTGCGAATGCTTTTTTATCTTCATCTTCTTGTTCTTCTTGAAAATCAATATACTCAAAATTAAATTTATTTTCTTGTCCTTCATATTTACGACCAATCGCCGCTTGTAACCACTCAAACGTTTCTGTTGAAGATGGCATTCCAACGCAGCTCGCACAAATTACTTTCGTCCCATACACTTGCACATTAACCATTTCTTCTCCCCCACTTCTTGTTTCAACAGTATATTCAGATGTCTTAGTACATAAGCACATCATTTTACAAACTTATTCCATACCCCTATACTGAAAAAACACGTTGTAAACATGATAAAAAATTTCGACATTAAAACAAGAACAGAAAAAATAGATTTTCCCCTCTATCTTGATTATAATAAAACTGATGAAAGGAGTCGATAAAAATGGAAAACCCACATATGCAAGAACAAGTACTAGAAGTATTAGATAAATTACGT
This Bacillus paramycoides DNA region includes the following protein-coding sequences:
- a CDS encoding aspartyl-phosphate phosphatase Spo0E family protein, coding for MNSMKLNDRIEAKKKELIHLVEQYGFTHDKVISFSQELDRLLNLLIELKTKKKRCSL
- a CDS encoding ABC transporter permease; protein product: MKGVIELQIWQLAAAYIFILILIGLVKLKGIPREKQIALATFRMTIQLVLVAYVLTYVFENSNPFYTIALITSITTFAIFNIYKRVNIPMSKDLKRVAALSMVAGSIGPLLLFIFVIIGHDPWYAPQYIVPITGMLVGNAMTGVSLGANTFLNNMKSQRGQIEGALMLGATPKEAAAPIIRDAFDSAILPTINSMVGMGIISLPGMMTGQILSGVSPFTAIQYQIAIILGISGSTAFAVIIFLQLGYKTFFNKRCQLKEIDYGAR
- the phnA gene encoding alkylphosphonate utilization operon protein PhnA, which encodes MATLPNCPKCNSEYTYEDGVLFVCPECAHEWDQEAEAENNDGAKVVKDANGNVLQDGDAVTVIKDLKVKGTSSVVKIGTKVKSIRLVDGDHDIDCKIDGFGAMKLKSQFVKKA
- a CDS encoding nucleotidyltransferase domain-containing protein, coding for MFTKKSRNIYKAGSLCEFAKAFFIGGIDVKNGVKHALPTEVQQLMERYTIELKEIFLDEKIVGVYIYGSIALGAFHVETSDVDFVTVINDSVNEAEKQQLVELHKKLSGSTLGKRMDGMYIPLADLGKYNDEMNEYVYCADGKANIGHWDINAVTWWTLKNQGITVIGKEAEDLSFQIRWDDVVNTMKYNVEQYWSGKAKQPYLFFIEEWVESAVVTMGRILYTLDHKTIISKDRGLQYLSERSGEEWEILLKEVARIRQNPKEKRMLSRWRRADMTRKYLLYLIETCREKW
- a CDS encoding CPBP family intramembrane glutamic endopeptidase, translating into MNTELATYEEKNVVMSMREVISMIIIIFGVMYGIVFLNLIYDSSLYPWYVDHLIPPVTFLAIILIYSPARNYCVYLLKSMQFNNFKHYVTIVMTMIVLLIYLAVLNLVLPHGLRVDESNLVIDPTKSEILLYVVVLTVFAPIWEELVFRGMFFMKLSQRFSILSSAVISASIFTLGHPLTVGSVLYIFGIGVCLGYAYKRTNNLLVPIGIHVLNNAFYLLLKFQL
- a CDS encoding YuzD family protein gives rise to the protein MVNVQVYGTKVICASCVGMPSSTETFEWLQAAIGRKYEGQENKFNFEYIDFQEEQEDEDKKAFAERVVEEDLFYPVVLVNGEIVGEGNPRLKDVYEEIEKYL
- a CDS encoding NAD(P)/FAD-dependent oxidoreductase → MKHLVILGGGYGGMRILQRLLPSNQLPDDVQVTLIDKVPYHCFKTEYYALVAGTISETHIRIPFPEHPRLNIQYGTVTNIDLEEKAVHLDDGEAIQYDDLIIGLGCEDKYHNVPGAKEYTHSLQSIEQTRKTYEKLNSLEPNATVAVVGAGLSGVEVASELRESRSDLKIYLFDRKDRILFPYPEKLSRYVEEWFVKHKVTIIRNSNITKVEPNIVYNHDEPLECDAIVWTAGIQANEVVRNLPVEQDGSGRVVLTKYHNIPNNEHVYVVGDCAALPHAPSAQLAEGQGEQIVQILLKRWNNETLPDELPVIKLKGVLGSLGKKHGFGLLANQPLMGRVPRLLKSGILWMYKYHNG
- a CDS encoding ABC transporter ATP-binding protein, translated to MFILKNVTYKDILHIPYLQIQKEKITCIIGESGSGKSTLLRMLNDLQSPTSGTIEYNGKLISNYPPIQLRRDVVMLGQTPPIFDGTIKDNLLMGLRFSEKPFPNDDALRSALTTVSLEKNLEDNADSLSGGEKQRLAFARIVLMDPPVYLLDEPTSALDSDTERRVMKQFTMLAREKNKTVIFITHSQQLPEEIADDIIEISKANGATRKEVLSVEGRY
- a CDS encoding DUF2628 domain-containing protein, which gives rise to MYVKDTVLQETISPQQLHTVVQKNTAYYDFKWGKVENPAQRNTWNWVAFFFPTFWLAYRKMYKLFIILTLLAVPSIVVTTFIDIPDGIYLICSLALQLGTMIFTGWQGNRLYYKHAVRVLHKGEDMPDHEKAYYLQSKGGASFAGMVGFQVIIGIVFGGAMFGLSLLPTEPNIKNVVRSSGEGVTLEIMTDNPTWKFVKKEKDYDVVEFTGHDYTEKKTVKIKFAVYFNEDYFEWQEVYENNKKLSEDELEEYQFYIEENGWGF